AACCGATGGGCTAACCGGGCTGTTCAACCGCTATCACGCCGAGTCTCTGCTGGAAGAGAACATCCATCTCGCCATGCAGAACAAGTCGCCGTTAAGTGTGGCGGTGGTGTATCTGGACCACCTGAAATATTTCAATGATGTATATGGTTACCGTGCTGGCGACAGAGCATTGCTGTCGGTGGCGAAGGCTTTGCAGAAAAGCGTCAGCCCTCGTGCGCTTCTGGCGCGGTACGCTGGAGACGAGTTTGTGGCAGTGCTACCCGGCGTGAGCCTGTATGAGGCACAGGCGCAGATGCAGGCGGTGCGCGACCTGGTCGCGGCGGAGTGCTGGGAGCCTGTCGGTGGCTTGAGCGTGAGCATTGGCGTGGTGAGCTATCCCGAAAGCGCAGTGCCTGCTGACCATCTGCTGTCTGCGGCGGAAGATGCGGCGATGGCGGCAAAGCGCCACGGACGCAATCAGGTGGTGCTGGTGACCCCGCGCAGTGCCGCGTAGCCTCCCTACCGCCATCCCCCTCTCGACTCAGCGAGAGGGGGATTTCAGTTCATTTCATCTGGCTGTCCGTTCAGCGTTTCCGCCACCGCCCGCATGACATCGTCCATCGCCACCGTGCGTTGCTCTTTGGTCAGCATGTCCCGCAGGGTAACCACCCCTTGCGCCAGTTCGTCTTCGCCAATCATCAGGGTCACACGGCTGCCGAGGCGGTCTGCCAGCTTCATCTGTCCCTTCAGGCTGCGCCTCTGGTAATCGGTCTCAGCGGAGATACCTGCCTCTCGCAGCTGCTGCAGCAGTTTCAGCGCAGGCAGTACCGCCTCTTCCCCCAGCGCCGCCACGAACACGTCCACCGTCTGGCGTTTCGCTTCCGCCAGCCCCAGCTGTTTGAGCACGATAATCGCCCGTTCGATGCCCAGCGCGAAGCCGATGCCCGGGGTGGAAGCGCCGCCTACCGCTTCCACCAGTCCGTCGTAGCGTCCACCGCCGCCCAGCGCGTTCTGTGCGCCCAGTGCGTCGCTGACAATCTCGAAGGCTGTCTTGGTGTAGTAGTCGAACCCGCGCACCAGATGCTTGTCCACCACATAGGGAATGCCCAGTGCGTCGAGATAGCTCCGCAGCGCGTCGAAGTGGGCGCGGCAATCCTCACACAGGCTCTGCACGATGTCGGGCGCGTCCTGCAGCAAGGTGCGGCAGGTCTCGCGCTTGCAGTCCAGCATCCGCAAAGGGTTCACCTCGTAGCGGGTCTGACACGCCTCACACAGCTGATGCACAAAGGGTTGGGCGAACTCGCGCAGCCGCTCGCGGTAGACAGGACGACAGACCGGGCATCCCACCGAGTTCAGCACCAGTGACAGGCGGGAGATGCCCAGCTCGCGGTAGAAGTGCATGGCAAGCGCGATGACTTCGGCATCGATGGACGGATGTTGCGCGCCGATGGCTTCCACGCCCAGCTGGTGCGCCTGTCGGTAGCGTCCCGCCTGTGGTCGCTCATAGCGGAAGATGGGGGTGATATAGTAGAGTTTGCTGACCCCGCCCAGCGCGGCGAGGTTGTTCTCGACGTATGCCCGCACAACGGGGGCGGTGCCTTCGGGTTTCAGCGTGACGCTGCGCCCGCCCCGGTCGGTGAAGGTGTACATCTCCTTGCTCACCACGTCGGTATGTTCGCCCATACTGCGGGTGAAGAGGTCTGTCTCTTCGAAGATGGGCGTGCGGATTTCGTGGTAGCCGTAGCGTTGGCACAGCGTGCGGAAGGTTTCCTCCACCTGGTTCCAGAGTGGGGTTTCGTCGGGCAGGATATCGTTAGTGCCGCGCGGGCGTTGATAGCGCATTCTGTTCCTCCGCAACAAAACAGCGACACCGCGATAGCGGGTGTCGCTGTTGGGGTACATGGTAGCGGCGGGCGGACTCGAACCGCCGACTCCACGGGTATGAGCCGTGTGCTCTGACCGACTGAGCTACGCCGCCGTATCGCGATTTTATTTTACTCGTAATTGGGCGCGTTGTCAAGGGCTTCGCAGCAGCACATCGGAGAGGTGCAGCAGGTCATGCGCCACGCACAGCTGCACCTGCTGGAAGATGCTCCACTCGCCGAACTCGGGGTGGATGCCGACGCGGTCGCGTGCTTCCATGGGCAGGCTGTTCAGGAACTCCAGCGAGCGGGCGCGCGCCTCCGAGAAGAGGCGCAAGCCTTCCTCCACGCTTCCCCCCGTGTAACGCTCTTCCTGCAGCGCGTAGTGCGGGTCATACACGGTCAGCGCAGGGCGGTCCTGCTCGGCAATCAGGCGGTAGCGAGCGTAAAACGCTTCCTCCACCTCCGCCAGATGATAAAGCAGCTCTTTCGGGGAATAGCGGTCGGGCGAGGGGCGGTATTCCCATCGTTCTGGCGGTACCAGCCTGGCCAAACGCTGTAGCGCGAGGGGCGTTTTTGCCAGCGCCTCCAGACACTCTTCCCAGATGTACGGATGATGCATTCTACCACCTCCTGAGATGTTCCAGGCGTTCACCTCTGTGTGCTGTGCGGAAGAGGCTCCTTCGCTCTGGGTGTGGGGACGTGGTTACGCCCACGCCCCCTGCGCCATTAACATCCGGTGTCTTCGGAATCGGTGATGTTCGTGCCCGGCACGCCGTGCAGGTCATTGTAGGGGTCCTGGCGGGTGCTGGTGACCGCTTCCAGCGCGCCCTCGCTGTTTGCGAGGGGCTCATTCGTGCGCCAGCTGTAGTAAGTGGGGCGCAGCGAACCTGCAGGCGTCGCTCCCCCGGTGGGGATGCCGCTGTAACGGAACCATTTGGCGTGTCCGTCTGCGAAGTTCAGCACCAGCCCTTCCTTGTGCCGGGCATAACCGAGGAAGCTGTAGAACTCGAGCTGCCCTACCGAGCGTATCTGTCGCAGGTAGCCATCATAGAACATGACGGTCTCGGCAGGCACCGGCATACCCCCCAGGGTGGTCGGAGGTGTGCGCTTGGGAAGGTACGGGCAAAAGCTCTCTCCGAACAATCCGAGGTTGGGGATGTAACCCGTGAAGCGGAAGGTGCCGCCGTAGTTCAGCCCCAGGGCGGCGAGACGGCTCTGCCAGTCCACCCCCGGACGGTAGCTGGGACACACGAAAATCTCGGTGTTCTTTAAGTAGGGTGCTACCATGTCGTACACGGCGATCACGGTCGTGGGGTTCGCCAGGTACGCACTCATCGGGAAGGTTTCGTCGTAGTCCTGTGCATACATCAACACTCCCAGTGCCAGCTGCTTCTGGTTGCTGGTGCAGCTGGTTTGCCTTGCGCTCTCCCGCGCCTGCGAGAAAACGGGGAACAGGATCGCTGCCAGTATCGCGATAATCGCGATAACAACCAGCAGCTCAATCAAGGTAAAAGCGTTGCGTCCAGTCATTCCTGCCTCCTTTAAGTATTTTCCTCCGAAGCCTGATGTCGTATCGGCAAACGGAGTTGCTATAGTAT
This sequence is a window from Bacillota bacterium. Protein-coding genes within it:
- a CDS encoding DinB family protein, with protein sequence MHHPYIWEECLEALAKTPLALQRLARLVPPERWEYRPSPDRYSPKELLYHLAEVEEAFYARYRLIAEQDRPALTVYDPHYALQEERYTGGSVEEGLRLFSEARARSLEFLNSLPMEARDRVGIHPEFGEWSIFQQVQLCVAHDLLHLSDVLLRSP
- the hisS gene encoding histidine--tRNA ligase, which codes for MRYQRPRGTNDILPDETPLWNQVEETFRTLCQRYGYHEIRTPIFEETDLFTRSMGEHTDVVSKEMYTFTDRGGRSVTLKPEGTAPVVRAYVENNLAALGGVSKLYYITPIFRYERPQAGRYRQAHQLGVEAIGAQHPSIDAEVIALAMHFYRELGISRLSLVLNSVGCPVCRPVYRERLREFAQPFVHQLCEACQTRYEVNPLRMLDCKRETCRTLLQDAPDIVQSLCEDCRAHFDALRSYLDALGIPYVVDKHLVRGFDYYTKTAFEIVSDALGAQNALGGGGRYDGLVEAVGGASTPGIGFALGIERAIIVLKQLGLAEAKRQTVDVFVAALGEEAVLPALKLLQQLREAGISAETDYQRRSLKGQMKLADRLGSRVTLMIGEDELAQGVVTLRDMLTKEQRTVAMDDVMRAVAETLNGQPDEMN